From Etheostoma cragini isolate CJK2018 chromosome 14, CSU_Ecrag_1.0, whole genome shotgun sequence, the proteins below share one genomic window:
- the LOC117956483 gene encoding CD209 antigen-like protein E isoform X8, translating into MSADAVAAPRLSLNVRYNRNVQGTSGEEEESQVEILEEEEHHADLGPQRAGPHTQNKPAANNRRRLKAAAVTLGVTFLLILAGLFIRSTLLQTRYDQLSNNNTQLQDEVKQLKNRTEVTLLQTRYDQLSNNYTQLQDEVKQLKDRIEVLKVCHDGWTRFGCSCYFKSKEKKDWGDSRDDSEKRGADLVVIDNKEEQKFVSELSNGGESWIGLRYDGKEWRWVDGSPLTETFWGPGLPRYGRNQPRNWSWYPVACCDQQGKWTQSYHSDYKTWICEKKII; encoded by the exons ATGTCTGCAGACGCTGTCGCTGCTCCACGTTTGAGCCTGAATGTGAGATATAACAGAAACGTCCAAGGGACCAgcggagaggaagaggagagtcAGGTGGAGATCTTAGAGGAGGAAGAGCATCACGCTGATCTCGGGCCACAAAGAGCCG GaccacacactcaaaacaaGCCTGCAGCCAACAACAGAAGGCGTCTCAAAGCTGCTGCAGTGACTCTGGGAGTGACTTTTCTTCTGATATTGGCTGGACTCTTCATTCGCT CTACTTTGCTGCAGACCAGATACGACCAActgagcaacaacaacactcAGTTACAGGATGAAGTAAAGCAGCTGAAGAACAGAACTGAag TCACTTTGCTGCAGACCAGATACGACCAACTGAGCAACAACTACACTCAGTTACAGGATGAAGTAAAGCAGCTGAAGGACAGAATTGAag TTCTTAAAGTCTGTCATGATGGATGGACGAGATTTGGATGCAGTTGTTACTTTAAATCTAAAGAAAAGAAGGATTGGGGGGACAGCAGAGATGACTCTGAGAAGAGAGGAGCAGATCTGGTCGTCATTGATAACAAAGAGGAACAG AAGTTTGTCTCTGAGCTGAGTAACGGAGGAGAGTCCTGGATTGGTCTACGGTATGATGGGAAAGAATGGAGATGGGTGGACGGATCACCGCTGACAGAAAC GTTCTGGGGACCAGGACTGCCTCGCTATGGCAGAAACCAACCCAGAAACTGGTCCTGGTACCCTGTAGCATGCTGCGATCAACAAGGGAAATGGACACAGAGTTATCATTCTGATTATAAGACCTGGATCTGTGAGAAAAAGATAATCTGA